In the genome of Hippoglossus hippoglossus isolate fHipHip1 chromosome 12, fHipHip1.pri, whole genome shotgun sequence, one region contains:
- the LOC117772028 gene encoding iporin isoform X2 has protein sequence MIGASSLSGDTLIACHFPVVQLPTWQLPVQDLCSSAKRSGRLCAVGLTRAVSLPEQDSLNREQGFVGGRRPFSSSYSRLNEDRAEEEGGASDSSGRYDSTSSPEETSSYLKKESSEVRGSVRSHNSFLPCTQLDEDEEDEDSDGDNLHRYHEDSSFLLHGNSNWPLSNGARHYAVPLGDMEGEWGKEGTVLGIESNQEWLSNQPNPLDSHVNRSGVTRMACGEQDSDRHKCSPEVMSNTEYVSDSSCNSSDGVLVNFCTMYNRSNNPATPRDLSSPAFPPSQSHEGSVFLNLHPVPQTRTEDLQQADMTGNSPQKDEVDLTPSASRWSPQGLDSNCNLFSLEPLPPGLSSLEVSDLTACLQSQSTLAIETNQKYYKLVTCDLSSQSPSPAWSSVNSCPEGPSRSSPLPPSEHLFIHYVKEGPHKEEKKDKVDQQKENMFSSHFQTDDYQAASTSTDKGFCRRKHTDSIQDLCRTPCSLCPSPCSPQSRKGQNTSDASIQPSGILNREHCYTDAAEEGACSLENALVRYSKAQRPTSLPIQPFVLSPADKQQTQAQHLGCLLEQYINQKSSRSSSSEPGRKGKGKSSRCFSNLQPSPTSSRRPIFLEAPSSSDTCSTCTPSPECFGRRHTWSQASRSQGRVSPCTSKSSLGPSHTSPKPRSSQELDKTCSGTTQTNSCLNLTSAPNQSSRVKIPTCEDLIELTPEQSYVDHQPQNNTSYHSIFSHTPPILPLTTDTRHPNLQVSSSTPTFSQTEKKLPHRRATPSADSGFFHGSFTAALSSVTPLSSLSSLLSSAAFGLHPQQMQDSAGHSGRQSQSQHSESLILSDRPPTEFCLSPETSYESLSISHLQRRGLLRSVSRAVDLIMAHFGSSRDPEEKMRLGNSSWSPTIAGLVLEHLCPTIQNILEDGLRDHKLDLIIGQRRNHSWTLVDISTRIGPSTRVLHSLVSKIKQCPQLSSHCMRMRAFIMGLLNLRALEFWLSHFQSQKNLITTNYHSWGFLSMSLGQCQPLFQELLLLLQPLSVLPFDLNLLLEPRLLCNRQLCPEEQGVSPPQPCSALLATNWPLLQADRKVDSSYISQQTKMSQHIGVHHQESPSRLNSSSIKLQCGGTQANRSPWLAPIPEWCQKEPDLVDGVVEGEDCSQNYADTWSQISMDSKQEEKRRDKDNGTLNASACVQVESPCQGGLRWAKLFGAADSSSRAETVSQSPIGAQTRRRPSQWLHLDRSQLGLLAQSIKSMKIVAAQINKTKDY, from the exons ATGATTGGAGCATCCAGTCTCTCAGGCGACACCCTGATAGCGTGCCACTTCCCTGTGGTCCAGCTTCCCACATGGCAACTTCCTGTCCAGGACTTGTGCAGCTCGGCCAAGAGGTCCGGCCGTCTGTGCGCCGTAGGCCTGACCCGAGCTGTGTCGCTCCCAGAGCAAGACTCGCTCAACCGAGAACAAGGCTTCGTCGGTGGCAGGAGACCTTTCTCCAGCAGCTACAGCAGACTCAATGAGGAccgagcagaggaggaggggggggccaGCGACAGCAGCGGGAGATACGACTCCACCTC GTCACCAGAGGAGACGAGCTCCTACCTGAAGAAGGAAAGCTCTGAGGTGAGAGGCAGTGTGAGGTCGCACAACTCATTCCTTCCCTGCACACAGCTcgatgaggatgaggaagatgaggataGCGATGGAGATAATCTGCACAGATATCACGAGGactcctcttttcttttgcatGGAAATTCTAATTGGCCACTGAGTAATGGTGCCAGACATTACGCCGTGCCCCTTGGAGACATGGAGGGTGAATGGGGCAAGGAAGGGACCGTGCTGGGAATTGAGAGCAACCAAGAGTGGCTGTCTAACCAGCCCAACCCCCTGGACTCTCATGTGAACAGATCTGGTGTCACGAGGATGGCCTGTGGAGAGCAGGACTCCGACAGACACAAATGTTCCCCGGAGGTGATGTCTAACACAGAGTATGTCAGCGACTCTTCCTGCAACAGTTCAGATGGCGTCTTGGTTAACTTCTGCACGATGTACAACCGGAGCAACAACCCCGCCACACCTCGTGACCTCAGCAGTCCTGCATTTCCCCCATCTCAGTCGCATGAGGGATCTGTGTTCCTCAACCTCCATCCTGTCCCCCAGACTCGGACCGAGGACCTCCAACAAGCTGACATGACGGGTAACTCTCCCCAAAAAGATGAGGTCGACTTGACGCCCTCTGCTTCCCGCTGGTCACCTCAGGGCCTCGACTCTAACTGTAACCTGTTCTCCCTGGAGCCGCTGCCCCCGGGTCTCTCCTCTCTGGAGGTATCAGACCTGACTGCCTGTCTACAAAGCCAGAGCACACTGGCCATTGAGACCAATCAGAAGTACTACAAGCTTGTGACCTGCGACCTCTCCTCCCAGTCGCCCAGCCCGGCCTGGTCCAGCGTCAACAGCTGCCCAGAGGGTCCGAGCAGAAGcagccccctccctccctctgagcACCTCTTCATCCATTATGTGAAAGAAGGACCTcacaaagaagagaagaag GACAAAGTTgatcaacaaaaagaaaacatgttctcCTCCCACTTCCAGACCGATGATTACCAGgctgcctccacctccactgACAAAGGATTCtgcaggaggaaacatacaGACAGCATCCAGGACCTCTGCCGCACGCCCTGTTCACTGTGCCCCAGCCCGTGTAGCCCACAGAGCAGGAAAGGCCAAAACACAAGTGATGCGTCCATTCAGCCATCTGGGATTCTGAACCGGGAGCACTGTTATACTGACGCTGCTGAGGAGG GCGCGTGTTCATTGGAAAACGCACTGGTGCGCTACAGTAAAGCCCAGAGGCCGACCTCGCTGCCCATTCAGCCCTTCGTTCTGAGTCCCGCGGACAAACAGCAGACTCAGGCGCAGCACCTGGGCTGTCTCCTGGAGCAGTACATCAACCAAAAGAGCAGCAGGTCCAGCAGCTCCGAGCCCGGCCGCAAGGGCAAGGGCAAAAGTAGTCGGTGCTTTTCTAATCTTCAGCCATCGCCCACGAGCAGTCGCCGCCCCATCTTCCTTGAAGCCCCGTCAAGCTCTGATACCTGCTCCACCTGCACGCCGAGCCCGGAGTGCTTCGGCCGCAGACACACGTGGAGCCAGGCCAGCAGAAGCCAAGGACGTGTCAGTCCGTGCACATCAAAAAGCAGCCTGGGTCCATCTCACACCAGCCCAAAGCCCAGGTCGAGTCAGGAGCTGGATAAAACATGCTCAGGCACAACTCAGACTAACAGTTGTTTAAATCTGACCTCGGCTCCAAATCAGTCGAGCCGAGTTAAAATTCCCACCTGCGAGGACCTGATCGAGCTCACCCCTGAGCAGAGCTACGTCGACCATCAGCCCCAGAACAACACCTCCTACCATTCAATATTCTCTCATACACCCCCCATTTTACCCCTAACCACTGATACACGTCACCCAAACCTTCAGGTCTCCTCATCCACCCCCACATtctcacaaacagaaaagaaactgcCACATCGCAGAGCTACACCTTCAGCCGACTCTGGCTTTTTCCACGGGAGCTTCACAGCTGCCCTCTCCTCGgtcactcctctctcctctttgagttctctgctctcctctgctgcGTTTGGCCTCCATCCACAGCAAATGCAGGACTCTGCCGGGCACAGTGGgagacagagtcagagtcagcaCAGTGAATCTCTGATCCTGAGCGACAGGCCGCCAACAGAGTTCTGCCTCTCGCCTGAAACATCGTATGAGTCCCTGTCTATCAGCCATCTtcagaggagag GTTTGCTCAGATCTGTGAGCAGAGCGGTGGATTTGATCATGGCTCAttttggcagcagcagagacccAGAAGAAAAG ATGCGTCTGGGGAACAGCTCTTGGAGTCCCACCATTGCAGGTCTGGTCCTGGAGCATCTGTGTCCGACGATCCAGAATATTTTAGAGGACGGGCTCAGGGATCACAAACTGGATCTCATCATCGGGCAGCGCCGAAACCACTCCTGGACGCTGGTGGACATCTCTACAAGAATAG GTCCATCCACCAGAGTCCTCCACAGCCTGGTGTCCAAAATCAAACAATGTCCCCAGCTCTCCAGCCACTGTATGAGAATGAGGGCCTTCATAATGGGTTTGCTTAA CTTAAGGGCTTTGGAATTCTGGCTCAGTCACTTTCAGAGTCAAAAAA ATTTAATAACAACAAACTACCATTCTTGGGGGTTCCTGTCAATGTCCCTGGGCCAGTGTCAGCCCTTGTTTCAGgaactgctgcttctgctgcagccGCTCTCCGTGTTGCCCTTTGACCTCAACCTGCTCCTGGAGCCCCGACTGTTGTGTAACAGACAGCTGTGTCCCGAGGAGCAGGGGGTCTCCCCACCTCAGCCGTGCTCAGCCCTCCTAGCGACCAACTGGCCACTTCTGCAAGCCGACAGAAAGGTGGACAGCAGCTACATCAGTCAGCAAACCAAGATGTCACAACACATAGGTGTGCATCACCAAGAGTCACCCAGTCGTCTCAATTCAAGCTCCATCAAGCTGCAATGTGGAGGGACGCAGGCCAACAGGAGCCCATGGTTAGCTCCTATTCCAGAGTGGTGCCAGAAAGAGCCTGACCTCGTGGATGGTGTGGTTGAAGGGGAGGACTGCAGCCAGAATTATGCAGATACTTGGTCTCAGATAAGTATGGACAGTAAgcaagaagagaagaggagagataaAGACAATGGGACCCTGAATGCATCAGCTTGTGTCCAGGTGGAGAGCCCCTGTCAGGGGGGGCTGCGCTGGGCCAAACTGTTTGGAGCGGCCGATTCttccagcagagcagagacagtTTCTCAGAGTCCCATCGGAGCACAAACCAGAAG ACGACCATCACAGTGGCTTCATTTGGACAGATCGCAGCTTGGACTGTTGGCTCAATCCATAAAGTCAATGAAGATAGTAGCAGCACAGATAAACAAAACCAAGGACTACTGA
- the LOC117772028 gene encoding iporin isoform X3 — MIGASSLSGDTLIACHFPVVQLPTWQLPVQDLCSSAKRSGRLCAVGLTRAVSLPEQDSLNREQGFVGGRRPFSSSYSRLNEDRAEEEGGASDSSGRYDSTSSPEETSSYLKKESSEVRGSVRSHNSFLPCTQLDEDEEDEDSDGDNLHRYHEDSSFLLHGNSNWPLSNGARHYAVPLGDMEGEWGKEGTVLGIESNQEWLSNQPNPLDSHVNRSGVTRMACGEQDSDRHKCSPEVMSNTEYVSDSSCNSSDGVLVNFCTMYNRSNNPATPRDLSSPAFPPSQSHEGSVFLNLHPVPQTRTEDLQQADMTGNSPQKDEVDLTPSASRWSPQGLDSNCNLFSLEPLPPGLSSLEVSDLTACLQSQSTLAIETNQKYYKLVTCDLSSQSPSPAWSSVNSCPEGPSRSSPLPPSEHLFIHYVKEGPHKEEKKTDDYQAASTSTDKGFCRRKHTDSIQDLCRTPCSLCPSPCSPQSRKGQNTSDASIQPSGILNREHCYTDAAEEGACSLENALVRYSKAQRPTSLPIQPFVLSPADKQQTQAQHLGCLLEQYINQKSSRSSSSEPGRKGKGKSSRCFSNLQPSPTSSRRPIFLEAPSSSDTCSTCTPSPECFGRRHTWSQASRSQGRVSPCTSKSSLGPSHTSPKPRSSQELDKTCSGTTQTNSCLNLTSAPNQSSRVKIPTCEDLIELTPEQSYVDHQPQNNTSYHSIFSHTPPILPLTTDTRHPNLQVSSSTPTFSQTEKKLPHRRATPSADSGFFHGSFTAALSSVTPLSSLSSLLSSAAFGLHPQQMQDSAGHSGRQSQSQHSESLILSDRPPTEFCLSPETSYESLSISHLQRRGLLRSVSRAVDLIMAHFGSSRDPEEKMRLGNSSWSPTIAGLVLEHLCPTIQNILEDGLRDHKLDLIIGQRRNHSWTLVDISTRIGPSTRVLHSLVSKIKQCPQLSSHCMRMRAFIMGLLNLRALEFWLSHFQSQKNLITTNYHSWGFLSMSLGQCQPLFQELLLLLQPLSVLPFDLNLLLEPRLLCNRQLCPEEQGVSPPQPCSALLATNWPLLQADRKVDSSYISQQTKMSQHIGVHHQESPSRLNSSSIKLQCGGTQANRSPWLAPIPEWCQKEPDLVDGVVEGEDCSQNYADTWSQISMDSKQEEKRRDKDNGTLNASACVQVESPCQGGLRWAKLFGAADSSSRAETVSQSPIGAQTRRRPSQWLHLDRSQLGLLAQSIKSMKIVAAQINKTKDY; from the exons ATGATTGGAGCATCCAGTCTCTCAGGCGACACCCTGATAGCGTGCCACTTCCCTGTGGTCCAGCTTCCCACATGGCAACTTCCTGTCCAGGACTTGTGCAGCTCGGCCAAGAGGTCCGGCCGTCTGTGCGCCGTAGGCCTGACCCGAGCTGTGTCGCTCCCAGAGCAAGACTCGCTCAACCGAGAACAAGGCTTCGTCGGTGGCAGGAGACCTTTCTCCAGCAGCTACAGCAGACTCAATGAGGAccgagcagaggaggaggggggggccaGCGACAGCAGCGGGAGATACGACTCCACCTC GTCACCAGAGGAGACGAGCTCCTACCTGAAGAAGGAAAGCTCTGAGGTGAGAGGCAGTGTGAGGTCGCACAACTCATTCCTTCCCTGCACACAGCTcgatgaggatgaggaagatgaggataGCGATGGAGATAATCTGCACAGATATCACGAGGactcctcttttcttttgcatGGAAATTCTAATTGGCCACTGAGTAATGGTGCCAGACATTACGCCGTGCCCCTTGGAGACATGGAGGGTGAATGGGGCAAGGAAGGGACCGTGCTGGGAATTGAGAGCAACCAAGAGTGGCTGTCTAACCAGCCCAACCCCCTGGACTCTCATGTGAACAGATCTGGTGTCACGAGGATGGCCTGTGGAGAGCAGGACTCCGACAGACACAAATGTTCCCCGGAGGTGATGTCTAACACAGAGTATGTCAGCGACTCTTCCTGCAACAGTTCAGATGGCGTCTTGGTTAACTTCTGCACGATGTACAACCGGAGCAACAACCCCGCCACACCTCGTGACCTCAGCAGTCCTGCATTTCCCCCATCTCAGTCGCATGAGGGATCTGTGTTCCTCAACCTCCATCCTGTCCCCCAGACTCGGACCGAGGACCTCCAACAAGCTGACATGACGGGTAACTCTCCCCAAAAAGATGAGGTCGACTTGACGCCCTCTGCTTCCCGCTGGTCACCTCAGGGCCTCGACTCTAACTGTAACCTGTTCTCCCTGGAGCCGCTGCCCCCGGGTCTCTCCTCTCTGGAGGTATCAGACCTGACTGCCTGTCTACAAAGCCAGAGCACACTGGCCATTGAGACCAATCAGAAGTACTACAAGCTTGTGACCTGCGACCTCTCCTCCCAGTCGCCCAGCCCGGCCTGGTCCAGCGTCAACAGCTGCCCAGAGGGTCCGAGCAGAAGcagccccctccctccctctgagcACCTCTTCATCCATTATGTGAAAGAAGGACCTcacaaagaagagaagaag ACCGATGATTACCAGgctgcctccacctccactgACAAAGGATTCtgcaggaggaaacatacaGACAGCATCCAGGACCTCTGCCGCACGCCCTGTTCACTGTGCCCCAGCCCGTGTAGCCCACAGAGCAGGAAAGGCCAAAACACAAGTGATGCGTCCATTCAGCCATCTGGGATTCTGAACCGGGAGCACTGTTATACTGACGCTGCTGAGGAGG GCGCGTGTTCATTGGAAAACGCACTGGTGCGCTACAGTAAAGCCCAGAGGCCGACCTCGCTGCCCATTCAGCCCTTCGTTCTGAGTCCCGCGGACAAACAGCAGACTCAGGCGCAGCACCTGGGCTGTCTCCTGGAGCAGTACATCAACCAAAAGAGCAGCAGGTCCAGCAGCTCCGAGCCCGGCCGCAAGGGCAAGGGCAAAAGTAGTCGGTGCTTTTCTAATCTTCAGCCATCGCCCACGAGCAGTCGCCGCCCCATCTTCCTTGAAGCCCCGTCAAGCTCTGATACCTGCTCCACCTGCACGCCGAGCCCGGAGTGCTTCGGCCGCAGACACACGTGGAGCCAGGCCAGCAGAAGCCAAGGACGTGTCAGTCCGTGCACATCAAAAAGCAGCCTGGGTCCATCTCACACCAGCCCAAAGCCCAGGTCGAGTCAGGAGCTGGATAAAACATGCTCAGGCACAACTCAGACTAACAGTTGTTTAAATCTGACCTCGGCTCCAAATCAGTCGAGCCGAGTTAAAATTCCCACCTGCGAGGACCTGATCGAGCTCACCCCTGAGCAGAGCTACGTCGACCATCAGCCCCAGAACAACACCTCCTACCATTCAATATTCTCTCATACACCCCCCATTTTACCCCTAACCACTGATACACGTCACCCAAACCTTCAGGTCTCCTCATCCACCCCCACATtctcacaaacagaaaagaaactgcCACATCGCAGAGCTACACCTTCAGCCGACTCTGGCTTTTTCCACGGGAGCTTCACAGCTGCCCTCTCCTCGgtcactcctctctcctctttgagttctctgctctcctctgctgcGTTTGGCCTCCATCCACAGCAAATGCAGGACTCTGCCGGGCACAGTGGgagacagagtcagagtcagcaCAGTGAATCTCTGATCCTGAGCGACAGGCCGCCAACAGAGTTCTGCCTCTCGCCTGAAACATCGTATGAGTCCCTGTCTATCAGCCATCTtcagaggagag GTTTGCTCAGATCTGTGAGCAGAGCGGTGGATTTGATCATGGCTCAttttggcagcagcagagacccAGAAGAAAAG ATGCGTCTGGGGAACAGCTCTTGGAGTCCCACCATTGCAGGTCTGGTCCTGGAGCATCTGTGTCCGACGATCCAGAATATTTTAGAGGACGGGCTCAGGGATCACAAACTGGATCTCATCATCGGGCAGCGCCGAAACCACTCCTGGACGCTGGTGGACATCTCTACAAGAATAG GTCCATCCACCAGAGTCCTCCACAGCCTGGTGTCCAAAATCAAACAATGTCCCCAGCTCTCCAGCCACTGTATGAGAATGAGGGCCTTCATAATGGGTTTGCTTAA CTTAAGGGCTTTGGAATTCTGGCTCAGTCACTTTCAGAGTCAAAAAA ATTTAATAACAACAAACTACCATTCTTGGGGGTTCCTGTCAATGTCCCTGGGCCAGTGTCAGCCCTTGTTTCAGgaactgctgcttctgctgcagccGCTCTCCGTGTTGCCCTTTGACCTCAACCTGCTCCTGGAGCCCCGACTGTTGTGTAACAGACAGCTGTGTCCCGAGGAGCAGGGGGTCTCCCCACCTCAGCCGTGCTCAGCCCTCCTAGCGACCAACTGGCCACTTCTGCAAGCCGACAGAAAGGTGGACAGCAGCTACATCAGTCAGCAAACCAAGATGTCACAACACATAGGTGTGCATCACCAAGAGTCACCCAGTCGTCTCAATTCAAGCTCCATCAAGCTGCAATGTGGAGGGACGCAGGCCAACAGGAGCCCATGGTTAGCTCCTATTCCAGAGTGGTGCCAGAAAGAGCCTGACCTCGTGGATGGTGTGGTTGAAGGGGAGGACTGCAGCCAGAATTATGCAGATACTTGGTCTCAGATAAGTATGGACAGTAAgcaagaagagaagaggagagataaAGACAATGGGACCCTGAATGCATCAGCTTGTGTCCAGGTGGAGAGCCCCTGTCAGGGGGGGCTGCGCTGGGCCAAACTGTTTGGAGCGGCCGATTCttccagcagagcagagacagtTTCTCAGAGTCCCATCGGAGCACAAACCAGAAG ACGACCATCACAGTGGCTTCATTTGGACAGATCGCAGCTTGGACTGTTGGCTCAATCCATAAAGTCAATGAAGATAGTAGCAGCACAGATAAACAAAACCAAGGACTACTGA